ATCATGGCTAGGGTGTTcacggtggtgatggttgaatCTGAAGTTGCGAGGCAGGCGTCGAGGAGGTTCTGTCGGAGGCGGGAAATGCATGTGGTAAGGTGTTGCAGAGTAACATTGCCAAATTTTGCTGAGCGGCGCCAGTCGAAGAAGGCATTGGTTGAGAATAGGGCCGAGTGAAGGTAAGCTTCGTCATAGGTGAGGTATTCCACCCACTGACGACCGTCTGGCTGGACGCAGGTCTCGACGGGATAGGCGGATTGTTTGATGACTGTGAAGAACTGGAACATGAGTTCCTGCATGTAGGGTGCCAGCGGGGTTATGAATACAACGTGGCTTAGGTCATTGCCGACTCGTGGTGGGATGGAAATCGAATTGGGAGAGTAGTCTGCGACTTGGCAGTCGTTGATCCAGGAGCGAATCAGGGGTTTGTCTTTCTGACTGGCCCGCTTTCGATTTTTGCCTTGCATGACATGGCTGCGGATTTGTTTCCTGGATGCAGGGTCGATCTTGGCTGATGAGTTGACtatgaaaaggggggtgttcGAGTTGGGTGCGTGGTTCTTCCTTGCCGGCATGTTGTTGGATCGGTTCAGCGTCGCAGTATCTGTATCGACAAAAAAGATGTGACGGCTGTGTGAGACCGGCATATTCTTGCCAAGTATGACTACGAGCAGATAGATCGAGGTGATGATTAAACTCGCAGGAAAAGAGGAAGCAAGTTTGGAAACAGATATGGAAAATGCAAAAGTCGTGGGAGCGGAAATAGCGGACGTCGAAAGGCATCCAACATGTCGTCTGTCAGCTTGAAGGATGGACCCACACGGGATTGCTTTGCCAAGACACGATTATTTTCCCCTTCGGGAAAGGTGGGTCACGGAGAGGTGGGACCGGCACGGGCCCGAACGCTCGGCGCCACGGAGCTTGATTATGCCTTCCTCAACTTTCATCGAGCTTATTCATCAGAGCTGAAACCTCGTTGGCGAGGCTAGATAGTCTTTACAGACCAACAAGGCCCGCCAAGCTTCAACTACAATCCCAATTCGGTAAACAGTCGTCTCTGGGGTCGCCGTCGTCCTTTGTGTCTTTGTTGCTTCTACAACTCAGCTCTCGTCCATCAAGACGAAACTCTCCTGTATAAATCACCCAAAGCCCCACATTCTCCATGATTGAGTAGTTAAATCAGCGTTCGATCCCAATCGATAGTTCAAACAAAGCAACACCGCCATGAtgccatcttcaacctcctctgcATCCCTCGACCTAGGTCGCCCAACCCAGTCCGCCACCTCCATATTCATTTCCTCTCAATTCCGCACCAAGCCTCAGCGCCTTACCCTAACAAGATCCACCTCGTTGGCAGGCAAAATAGCCCTCATCACCGGTGCAACCACCGGACTGGGCTACCATGCCGCCCACCACCTCCTATCACTCTCTCTTtcccacctcatcatcgcAGTTCGCAACACTgagaaaggagaagaggtcACCTCAGGTTTCCGTCGCAAGTTCCCTTCTGCAACCATCACATTCATGCACCTCGAGATGTCGTcctacccctccatccaatCCTTTACTTCCGCCCTGTCAGAAAAGTTCTCAAACAccgacatcaccaagccCCGTCTGGACattgccatcctcaacgcTGGCGTCGTTTCAGCAAACTTCAGCCTAGACCCTGTCACGGGAAACGACCGTGTCATACAAGTCAATTATCTCGGCATATTCCTCCTAGCCATCTTGTTAATACCCATCATGCGATCTGTCTCTGGCGGCAACCCAGGTAGACTCACCATTGTCTCCTCTGGCGGCGTATACAACTCCAAACTTTCCCCACCTTCCCCCGGCGTCCCCTTTCTGTCATCGTTCAACAACCTGACGACATCCCCTTCGTCGAATGGGAAAGGAGCATACCAAGCAATGAACCACTACTTTGTATCCAAGCTCCTGGGTCAGATGTTTTTTGCCGAGCTGATCCGGAGGGGTTATCTCCCGCGCTCTGATcaactcatcaccaaccctgTGGATCTCGGTTTCTGCAAAGGCACCGAGTTGCAGAGGGAGGCAAGTGGTATTTTTCTTGCTGGGGCGATCAGGTTGGTCAAGGCTATTACTGCGAGGGATATCAAGGATGGGGCTTGGACGTATGTGGATGCTGTCATCACGAAAGGAGCAGAGAGTAATGGGTGCTTTGTGATGGATTGGGAGGTTAGCCCGTTTGGATATCAGGTTTATGAGGAAGGTCACATGTCAGTCATGAAGCAACTCTTTGAGGAGACTATGCACGAGTTGGAACTTGTGGGGATAAAGACTGTCCTCGAGGAATTGAGGGCCGCTCGGAAAGGGTGGTGACCCCTAGGGGTGGGCACATGATACTGGGAAGCAAGAATGACAAATGGAACAAGATAACTTCCCGCTGTGCGATATCAAAATCTCGCTATAACTTTGGCGTTTCATATCTATATCCCCGCCAGTCGTGAGTCAACAAATTTGCTTGTGGCGTTCTTTGAAAAGTGCCCGGTTCAAGACGTTGCAAACGAAGGTCCTTTGATAGGCCCATAACGTCTTGTTTGGTAGTGTGTTCTAGACCTTGAACTAGATGTTTGCTTTGATGTTATCATTAGCTCATCACTCACAGGACTGAACCAGACGCAGTTGCCGCGACGATTTTGCAAAGATTTGTTGGCCCACATCTTGAGTCCCCCTCTATGTCTCATCATGGAATTTGAGGGTTTGTGGACTATTTCAGTAGGCGTGGTTACGTTGGATGGGTCACGGATGAACAGCGCTTGACCCGGCATTCCTTTCGAAGGACCCTGGATCTGCATGCTCGCTCTAGGGGACCTGCTCCTACCTATTACATAAGTGGGCGGTAAACCCAGGGTCAAGTCTAAAAGTCCTGGGGATGAGTGGGCTTGAAGGAAAGCGATTGTGATGACAGGATGCATTGCAGCCCAAAAATGCAACACGAGTGACATCGTTgccgttggtgatgatgtcaaaCAAACAGAGGTATAGGATCACCGGAAGAAACGCTATCAGGTAATTCGGGTTCTATCTCTTTGAAGCTTGCAACCTCAGGTTGTTTTATGCCAGTGGGATGTCAACAAAGGTCTGGGGAAAGGTGATGCTATTGGTGACGCATGGAGAGCAGAAGCAAGAGGCCGTGGTATAGGTTgcaagatgaggaggagcaagacACATGCAGTGGGCTTACGTCTACGCCCCACATGGCTTGGTACTCGCATTCATTGGCATCCAGGGTGAGGTTTTGATGAAACTTTGTCAATTACCTATACACTTGGTTCTGTCTGCAACGAGTTGGGTATCTGTAGATGCTTCATGTTAATCAGCATATCAAGCTTTGAAGGGGGCAAGGCGAGGTCTCATGTGAAGCCTCGCTCTCTAAGACTCAACACTTCAATGATGGGCATTGACAACATAACTTAATTTCTAGCTATGTGATTTATTGGACCATTGAGATTGATGTTAACCACACGCATCTTTCATGATTCGTACTGCTGCGCATTGTAAGCGGAAGGCTCTGAGTTCCACATTGCGAGCCATCTTGCTGAGGCGTGTAGGATTTGGGTGGATATGCATATTACTGGTAAGTTTTGTTCCACTTGGTTTCTCTCGACTGCCACATACTGGTTAGTTGAAGAGCTCTTCTCACACGCCAAAGCAACCAGACTCCTGCTTTCTCAGAGTCCGTGACTAGGCTAGAGGCTTTGATTGGATTGGTAAGGTTGTGCAAAGATGAACCGCATGAGCCCGTGAAGAAAAGGAGCCACAAACTTGAACGGTAAACGCGGTTGAGATTTGGTGAGAGGGATAATTGTCTGAACTGATAAAGGGTATTTCCGGTCTGCCCAGATCACTATAAAGTAGCTAATCTTGTTCTCTATCTCTTCCTTTCAGCTCTGAACCCTCAAATCGTACGCACCACATGAATCGGATCATCAAAACTGCGACAATCCACTACCATGCCCTCAATTCCTTACCTCTTCTTTGACGAAGAACAGGTGTGCTCGACCAGAGAATGGTACCAGGCCTTGACCAAGAGCCGCTCTCTGTACGAACGCTGCCTCGTCAAGAGCATCACTCATGTCAAGAATCTGGACTCTATCGTGTCCCATGAGTATCTGCAATTCATTGTCGAAGATCAGGATACCTCGTTCCGAACCAGAATCATCGCCGAACGCCAGACAAAGCAGGACCAAGTCATTCTCGGCAAGTGGAAGGCTTCCAAGTGAGAACCGCTTTCGCCAGGTTCCAATGGGTCTTCGCCCTTCAGCTTcggctccagctccagctccgacTCAGATGGAAACCAGACCgtccttcctcttccgctTGCATCGCTCAAGTTTTAGAACGACGTCGATTTGAACGTCGTGGATTTCGTGGAAATACtttacaccaccacaaagAAGGCCCCGGAATACAGCATCTTTTTTCGTCGCCACTGCTACTGGTTCGCGCGGACCGTTTATGAGTCCGTAAAGGCTTTGAGGTCCCTCTCACGTGAGAAGGAATGGCAGTTCTCTTGGCTTCGATGGAGGCTTGTATTTTTTAAGTCTGATTACAAGGCTAGTCATTGGTTCCATTCCACATCATACTTACCTAGcccgtcgtcgttgtcgagCACTGGAAGCTAACGAGGGCACCAAACAAATAGGTCACCGCCGAGGAGTTCGAGACGAAAATGTGAGACGAACATGCAGCTCGAGCCCACCGCTTCTGCAGCCTCCAACCTGCGTGTCTTTGAGGCCTACATCCGGGGAGATCTGGGGCCCTGACTTCAAAAGCTTCGTGGGCGACGATTGGAACATTTATGTAAAAACCCAATGTGTTATTTGACCATTAGAAATGACTTCTGACAAGACCAGGCTACCAAGATCGCCCGTTCTGATGCAGCAGATGTCGAACCTGTCCGTCATGAGGTACCTATTCACCCGATTACTTCCACCTCTTGTTTTATTCAGTACTAACCAGACTTGGTGCATGACTCAGTTCGAGAAGTCTGTTGCTGAGGTCTGCGACAGCATTCGCAACATGTCTTCATGTGAACTAGCCATCAAAACATTCGTGGCGTGCCAGAAAGAGGTAAGATTGGATCCCTTTTTTTGTCGTTCACTTCACGTTGTCCGATCTTTTCACCAATCGCGACATTTGCTACGGAAAAGGGGTCCGAAGTGGCATTGACAAACATCTCTAATGCTTGAAAATTCGGATATGTTACATTTTGGTTCCATCGTTATAGGTCCTCCTCTCGAGCAGCAGGATCTACTCGATCGTTCTTTGAAGGCATCTGTGGGAGCCATCGTTTTCGAAATTGCTGCATGCGTCAATGCTCCTTGCGCCTCCGCGCACCCTGAACTTCATGTTGACGATTCTGACGAAGGCCAGGCGGAGAAGTATTCTGAGCTTGCTGTTGCCAAGAGCTGGACTTGGAGAGCTGGACAAGCCCTTTGGGTTCGGTTCCTGGACGGCACCCCCAACTGGCACGAGAAGGTAAAAACCTATGCACGGCAGTGGCTTGCCTATACTAACCTGAAAATGGACTTTGTCGACGAGACCGATACTGATCCTGTGGAGATTCGCATTTCCTTCAACCCAAGAGAACCCACAAGATCCTGTATCGGTACGCTCAGTCGGGGCATGCCTCAGAACAAGGTCACGATAAACTTTCAGGATCCAACAGCTGGTGAATTTGAGGCTACGGTCCTCCATCAATTCGGGCATGCCCTTGGTTGCGTACACGAGCACCAATCCCCCGCCGGCGGCATCTCGTGGAACAAGAATCTCATCTACCTTTTTTACGGCATTGAGCCGCGCAACTGGAGCCAGGACCGTGTCAACCGAGAGATCTTGTACCGGTACACCGATGAGAAGGTTCAGGAGATGAAGATGCAGTGGTCGAGTTTCGACAGGCAGTCGGTCATGATGTACGAGATCAAACCCTGGATGACAACCAACGGCATGTCTGTCAAGCGGTGCCAGAAGCTTTCTGCCTGGGACAAACACTTCATAGCCATCTCTTATCCCCCCAAGGATGAGGCGAAGCCCGGACAATGTCAATGCTCTTGACAAGAACTTTTGGGTTCCCCTTGTAATGGGCCGCGGCGGGTGGGCATTACGCCGAAGTAAAAGATCTTCTCACCAAAAGGGGGGCAGACGCCAATTTCCGGTCTCTGTTTGACTGGACTGCGCTTTACTGGGGGGCAGGCAATGGACACGAGGGTGTCGTAACCCTCCTGCTCTTGCACGGGGCCAAGGTTTCCGTCTTCTCGGACATTCGTAAGACGCCGCTGGATTTGGCGCGCGTTCATGGCAATGCTACCATCATTGAGATGCTTGAAGATGCAAGCAGAAAACAGACATTGGCAGCGGTGGCGGCTTAGGGGAGGGCCCCCAGCAGGTTAAGGATGAGCAAGAAAGATTGATAGCTCTGCTAGAAAGGGTATTCGCACAATAGCAATAGATCAGTTTATACAAGGTCTCTATGTTTCCCATAGGTAGCTTTCTTACAGGTAGGTAGACTTTCACATAGCAGAATCATGAAGAGAAAGAACTACCGCCGTGCATACACTGTGAAAACATTGTGAGCATTGAGAGAAAACGCCCCCACTCCATGTCTTTGAAAACTACCAAGCCCAAAACTGTCCAAAAACCTCCTTTTATGACTTGATCAAATTAGCCAGGccccccaccctccaaaccccaaGTTCTTCACTCAATCCCCCCACGcacgccccctccccccttcactacaaaaacaacccccccgaTCACCAAAacagcaccctccccgatCACTAAAGATGCAACCCCCCCTATCACTGAAAATACACCCGTTCCTATCACTGCAGAAACATCCCTCCCTATCACTGCAGAAACACCCGCCCCTCGTCGAAAAGAAGCAGCCCCCTGTTGACGACCAGAAACATCCTGGCCTGCTGTCGTGGACGGCGTACCGCTCGTCGTTGAAGAGTTTGGTTAGGTTATCTGGTTGGGGTTGcattggtggttggggtgtgTATCCGCAGGTGTGAGGACGGGATGGAGTACAAGCCTGTTGGGGTTTGGGCTGGTCGGACTGTGACTGAGATTGGGAATGGGACTGGGATTGAGATCGGGAATGTTGCTGGAGGGTTGTTTCgtaagaaggaggaggatcggAGGGCGAGGCAGGCTCATCTTGGGGGTTGtagggggttgttttgcTGAGTTTGGCCATGTTTGTGCGATGAATGGATGCCTGGACGAGATATGTTGGCGAGATTCTTGAATTGAATTCAGCTGAATGCAGGCGTTAAGAAACACCAATCTTCAAAAATGAAGATGTGCAACAGAAAAGAACTGATGGACCAAAAGTGCGAACATGCCCAGAGAATTATACCCAGCATATAGGATCTTGTGCAGTACTTATGCCGGCTGCCTCCAGTGTTGACgccgcccagcagcagtggtATGACGTTTCCATTCTGGAGGTTGCTCGGATTGCTTGGGTTCGCACCAATGAGAGAACCGACAAAGGTACTTTCACATTTGACCAAAAGCTTCGGACGCGTCATGCCACACTCTTTGGTCTGATGGTAAGTCGGGTGGTTATCTGACCGAATTATCTCCATATCATATATAGTTGAGAGTTCTAAGCTAATTCAACAACATGTGACAGGCCCCATAGATACGCCAAAAGTTCACACATTTCCGAACAACCCTTCAGGAGTCGTCAGCTTCGTCACAAAAatcacaacccctccagccaGACACATGATACCACTGAACAGAGAAGCCTCCAAATATCCCCCATATTTATCCAACAGCACCCCGTTGACCGGCGGCCCAACCAAGATGGCGATAGAACCAACGGCCAAACCCATCCCAATGTAAGTCCCCAAGTTCTGCGGATTAGTCGTGCAAGTTGAAAACGCAGCCGAGTTCGCCGACACAATCGTGCCCGATGTCAACCCAATAAACACAGCatacaccaccaacccagtcGTATCAGTAGCCTTGGTCAAGCACAGGACCACAATCCCCGTCGCCAATGACCCAAACCCGTAGATATTCAGTTTCCCATATTTGTCGGCCAGAATTCCTGGTAGGATCCTCCCAAATGTCGATGCTCCATTCACGATAGCCAGCAAATACGACGCCAAGATCTTGTCCATCCCCTTCGACACCGCATACGAGGGCAGAAAAAACAACGGTGTAAACATCCCCAGCAATACAAAGAACCCGGCAGCGACCAACCCCACAAATCTCAGCTCTGTAAACGCTGACCATAGGAAGAACTTCGTCTCTCTCGACggcaacctcgccctcagcGAAAAGCAACAGAACACCATCATAGGCGCCACAATGAACCCTATCACCCTAACCGACCACCCGAACCCCAGACTGGTATCATTCAACATCTTTCCCAAAGCAATAGGGAAGACAATACCTCCAATGCTACTCCCGctaaccaccaaccccaacgctgCAGCCCTCTTCTTGTCAAAATACTGTGACACGACCGCAAAAGCAGGGACTTGTATCATTGCCGACGCTAATCCCGTCAAGACCCCCTGAGCGAGCATGAACTGATAGTATTCTTGACACAAACTCGTCATCATGATGGCCAAGACGTAGAGGATAGCTCCGATACGGATGACCCATGTCCCATAACGGTCAAAGAGTGGGCCCGAGATAGCCCCAAAGAGAAACTGCATACATGCCGTGACAGAGCCGATCCAGGATATTTGATCGGGGGTGTGCGATGATAGCTGGTGGGTTCCATAGTATTGGAGAAAGATACCGAAGGAGTTGACGATGCCGaggcaagagaagaagatACAGGCTGCGCCGAGGGCGACGAACCAGGCGCGGGCGCCGCCGTCGGGGGCTGGGCCGTAGAGGTCGGTGAGTGTGGGAGGTGTAGATTCCGACGTCTTTTCCAGGTCTCGAGGTTGGTCGGGTGTGGGTAGCTTTTCAGAGCTGCTTCTGGAGGATGTGCTTTGAGAGGGAGCCGGGGGTTGGCCTGAGTCTACCATTGTGCTAAGAGATTGCTGTTGGTACCAAGTTAGAGAAATCAAAACGGTAAACCAACAATATGCGACAAGTGTAGAAAAGAAACCCAAGGCACCGGTGCCTGTACCAGCATTTCCCCTAGGGGATGCCGAGACATGTTTTTATATAAACGCCGAAGAGGATAGTTGAATATGTCGCCGAATGTGGATAAGGCCGGGCCGGAGATAAGAATCGCGGACTCGGCATATTGGGTTGGGTGAGCGAGGCCTGGACCAATGATGTCGGGCTGTTGGCTCCGAAGGATTGAATTTCCCGAGTGAATTTCCTGAGTCCTCGGTCGAATGTGATGTGAAAATCCCAAAATCTGTCAAAGATGTCGGACATTGTCTTTATCGACAGAATTTGCCGGCAGATTGAATCGAGATGAAGCATACTGACCAAGGTGGTGCTGTTCGACGACGGAGAAGACCTGCCGTGTGAGTTGTTCCTTTTCAGTAATGAAACTTGAGAGTTAGGAAGTCACGCTAACCACAGAGTTCCACTGGCAGCTCCTGCATCACTTGCAGAAAACGTAAAATCCGCTGTGATCGGAAGGCGCCATGTGGAAACTGCCTCAAGTCGAAAGGCTCCAGTTGCTCTTACCGTgaccctcccctctctcctccaaaGGCCACCACTCCCAGAAGTGCAACCTCGCTGCCAAATGACTGTGTCGACGATGAGAACGACGAGCTCGATGTGGCCAGCTGTTTCTCCATCACTActcctccaacgccaccaTCTCTTGTTAACACGACTAATCTGGGCATCGCTGGCACATTTCACATTCACCATGAGTCCCGCCAGGGACAGCCGAACGTCGGTGCCTTCAGCATAGCACACAAGACCCGCTACTTCGGCCAAAGCCACTGGGTCAACAGCATTACCCTGGTTCGAGACTTATTTGCGATCCTTGAGCCACACTTCCGCAACAATTCTTCTCCCATCGTCGGGTGCATGCTGGAATGCAAAGGTCTGGCAAAGACATTGAAGTCTCGAGTGCTCCCTTGTTGGCCGTATGAACCGCTCTTCGACGTTCCGCCAGACCACGACGATCTGTTACGGAACTACATCTCAACATCAGAAAGCATCTTTCGTGTGATGCATATTCCCTCTTTCACTCGAGACTTCCATGCTCTCTGCACATCGCCAACTCCGCCGACTAATGTGGCCTTCATTGTTCAAGCCAAGCTTGTCTGTGCCATAGGTGCGACTCATACTGACACGGTATTGCGACAAGAAGCCACACAATGGGTACAAGATGCACAAACATGGCTCTCCAAGCCGGACTGCAAGCATCAACTTTCCCTTCAACATCTTCAATCCCATATTTTGTTGCTTCTCGCCCGCAAAGCTGTCGGTGTAGCGGAAGACATGATTTGGATCTCGGTTGGCTCGCTCCTCCGCACAGCCATGTACATGGGCCTGCACCGCGATGGTGTCATTGGAACATCCTCTAATAAAAACCTGTTCACATCAGAAATGCGCCGCAGGATCTGGAACACTATCCTCGAGCTATCTGTCCAGTCCAGCCTGAACGCTGGAGGTCCTCCCTTGATATCTCTCCAAGACTTTGACACAAAGCCTCCATCCAACTTGAATGATGAGGACTTGCATTCGGACCAAGCAATCCCCAAAGCAGACGGAGTATTTACCTCTACAGCAATTTCCCTCGCCCTTCGAAAGACACTCCCAGTACGCCTCGCCATTGTCAAATTTCTCAATGATTGGTCTTCACCAGGCGATTACCTAACCGCTTTGAAGCTTGATTCTGATTTCAGAGCAGCATACACACTTCTGGCCAAGTTCCTATCGCACGTTTCTCAATCCAGCAATGCGCCACTCACAAACGTGAACCGCCAAGCTGTCGTGAACCACATCAATCTCCTACTTAGACGCCACCTTCTCGCCCTCCATCTacctttctttctcccctCTCTATCCAGACCAGAGTTTGCTTTTTCCCGGGTGGTTGTAGTAGATACAGCACACCGTATCTGGCGAGGTGTCTTTTCTACTACAGATATTTGCGCAAGCAATGTCGCTAGATCATCCGCTTGTTTTCGGACCGTTTCCATGCAAGTTATCATCGTTCTGTCAACTCATCTTCGAGCGCAAGCTGCCGACCCAATTTCCGGGGGCATGGTTAGAGAAGACTTGGTGGCGATACTTGAGGAGGCAAAACAGTGGACGTGGAGGTGTATTGAAGGAAGGGAGACGAATGTTAAGGGGTATCTGTTCGCTTGTTTAGTGAAGGCTAATGTGGATGCTATGAGGGAAGGCTTGACCGAACCTGAGGTGGTGAAAAGGAGTCTTGAGGCGGCAGAAGAGGCTATTCGCAAGGCCCGAGAGGTATTGAAAGAACGATTGCGAGCCTTGACGAACATGGAGCCATCCTGCGGGGCCGTAACGGTGTTGGGGAATCAAGGTGAGACTGTTGATATATGTGACGGTAACAATGAATGGGAGCAGCTTCAACAGACCTTTGACTTTTTCGGCGGCAGTGATGATTTAcaaggtggaagggggatgatgttggcggaTGGGGATAATTGGTTTCTAGATTTTGGAAACGGGCTTCTTGTTTGATATTATGCTTCTATGGATGACCTCCGAGTCAACATGCCTTGGGTCCCGAGGGGGTGGTAACTGCCCGTGGGAATTGTTGCGGAGCGGGTAGCTCCGGAGATGACGTTGATGAGGGGTCAGGTGCGGGACGGCCGGTGATATCATCCCGTGAGACCCTTCCCAAACACATGTCCTAAAAGAAATGATGCCACTGCAAAACAAACAGCGCGTTCCCGAGCTCAGCGAAAGAGATGTTTCAGTGATCAGTGACGGCAACCAGTCAAACTGAGCGCTTGCCCATGTGATTTCCCTTGTCAGTGTTGCctgccgccatcacctcgGGCTGCCAGCTGGTTGGGCACCGGCGCCAGCGCACCTCCGTGAGCCCAACGTCATGGATCGACTCACACTCAACAAGCGAATGTCGCAATAAAACAGCACTCACTCCGCAATGACTCTCCGTTCTGAAAGCAACTTTGATAACCGCCCCATCGTACATTTCCCGTCTCGTCGCAATGCTGCTGAATCCAATCCACCTCAATCACTTTCACcagccctccccaccacctccaccacggCAACATGTCGAGGAAGTGGACCCCTTCGAGGCCCTCTACAACTCCctttccaacctcaccctGACCCCCACCACTCTCATCCCTAGAGCCCCAGCAGCCGTCAGCAAACCTATCGCTCCAGCGCCAGTACCACAACTTCAACCAGCCATTGTAGATAAGCAACAAGATGAGCAACGGATTTCTGTCAACCTGATCTTTCCCCCAGGAGACAACGTCATATTTGCACACTCTTCATACTTTACCCGTCCCAAATATGCATTCCAACCAGACCTTCCCAGCGTGCCCCAGGTGCGGGGACAAGCTATCCTCTCACATGGATCTCTGCCATTACCATCAGCATACTACCTCCCCGCGCCACAAGCAGGACTGCTGGTCAAGTATGGCGCAGACACCGCGGTTACCTCGACTGAAGCCAAGACATTAATGACCCTCAAACGGTACCTCAGCGACAAGGTCCCCGTCCCCGAAGTCTTTGGCTGGCGACGGGACATCGGAACTGGGGAGCGAGTCCTCTACCTCTCCTTGCCATCAGAGGAAGTAACACTCGAGCAACAATGGCCATATCTATCCGACGCCCAGAAAGAGCACGTCTGTCTTCAGATCAAGGATATGGTTAAATCATGGCGTCGTCTCCAGCAAGGAGCAGTCGAGGTAGTCGGTGAGTTTCCCTCCCCCGTTTTTTGACCAACAGCAACTGACCCCCGGGAAGCAAGCATAGACAACACCCCTCTTAAAGACGAAATCTTCCaatttccctcctccccaggcCTCAAAATCCCCGCCCCAGGGCCCTTCCCCAACGTCTCCAACTTCCACAGCTACTTCGTCGCCACAGCCGTGgccctctcccaaaccaaGCAAAAAGATGATACCCCCGCCAAGATCAACTACCAACCACATCATCTCTTCCCCGACAATGTCCCCATTGTCTTTACGCACGGTGCTCTCCACCCAAgaaacatcatcatctctatGAACGAACAGAACCAGCCAACGGTGACGAGTGTGATTGGCTGGGAGCAAGCAGGCTGGTATCCCGCCTACTGGGAACTATGCAAGGCAAGATATGAGTGCTCCAAGCCAAAAGAGGAGAACATGTCGTTGAC
The window above is part of the Podospora bellae-mahoneyi strain CBS 112042 chromosome 3, whole genome shotgun sequence genome. Proteins encoded here:
- a CDS encoding hypothetical protein (EggNog:ENOG503NWXD; COG:G) gives rise to the protein MVDSGQPPAPSQSTSSRSSSEKLPTPDQPRDLEKTSESTPPTLTDLYGPAPDGGARAWFVALGAACIFFSCLGIVNSFGIFLQYYGTHQLSSHTPDQISWIGSVTACMQFLFGAISGPLFDRYGTWVIRIGAILYVLAIMMTSLCQEYYQFMLAQGVLTGLASAMIQVPAFAVVSQYFDKKRAAALGLVVSGSSIGGIVFPIALGKMLNDTSLGFGWSVRVIGFIVAPMMVFCCFSLRARLPSRETKFFLWSAFTELRFVGLVAAGFFVLLGMFTPLFFLPSYAVSKGMDKILASYLLAIVNGASTFGRILPGILADKYGKLNIYGFGSLATGIVVLCLTKATDTTGLVVYAVFIGLTSGTIVSANSAAFSTCTTNPQNLGTYIGMGLAVGSIAILVGPPVNGVLLDKYGGYLEASLFSGIMCLAGGVVIFVTKLTTPEGLFGNV
- a CDS encoding hypothetical protein (EggNog:ENOG503P1CY; COG:Q); this encodes MMPSSTSSASLDLGRPTQSATSIFISSQFRTKPQRLTLTRSTSLAGKIALITGATTGLGYHAAHHLLSLSLSHLIIAVRNTEKGEEVTSGFRRKFPSATITFMHLEMSSYPSIQSFTSALSEKFSNTDITKPRLDIAILNAGVVSANFSLDPVTGNDRVIQVNYLGIFLLAILLIPIMRSVSGGNPGRLTIVSSGGVYNSKLSPPSPGVPFLSSFNNLTTSPSSNGKGAYQAMNHYFVSKLLGQMFFAELIRRGYLPRSDQLITNPVDLGFCKGTELQREASGIFLAGAIRLVKAITARDIKDGAWTYVDAVITKGAESNGCFVMDWEVSPFGYQVYEEGHMSVMKQLFEETMHELELVGIKTVLEELRAARKGW
- a CDS encoding hypothetical protein (COG:K; EggNog:ENOG503P0RH), which translates into the protein MKHTDQGGAVRRRRRPAVSCITCRKRKIRCDRKAPCGNCLKSKGSSCSYRDPPLSPPKATTPRSATSLPNDCVDDENDELDVASCFSITTPPTPPSLVNTTNLGIAGTFHIHHESRQGQPNVGAFSIAHKTRYFGQSHWVNSITLVRDLFAILEPHFRNNSSPIVGCMLECKGLAKTLKSRVLPCWPYEPLFDVPPDHDDLLRNYISTSESIFRVMHIPSFTRDFHALCTSPTPPTNVAFIVQAKLVCAIGATHTDTVLRQEATQWVQDAQTWLSKPDCKHQLSLQHLQSHILLLLARKAVGVAEDMIWISVGSLLRTAMYMGLHRDGVIGTSSNKNLFTSEMRRRIWNTILELSVQSSLNAGGPPLISLQDFDTKPPSNLNDEDLHSDQAIPKADGVFTSTAISLALRKTLPVRLAIVKFLNDWSSPGDYLTALKLDSDFRAAYTLLAKFLSHVSQSSNAPLTNVNRQAVVNHINLLLRRHLLALHLPFFLPSLSRPEFAFSRVVVVDTAHRIWRGVFSTTDICASNVARSSACFRTVSMQVIIVLSTHLRAQAADPISGGMVREDLVAILEEAKQWTWRCIEGRETNVKGYLFACLVKANVDAMREGLTEPEVVKRSLEAAEEAIRKAREVLKERLRALTNMEPSCGAVTVLGNQGETVDICDGNNEWEQLQQTFDFFGGSDDLQGGRGMMLADGDNWFLDFGNGLLV
- a CDS encoding hypothetical protein (COG:K; EggNog:ENOG503P0RH), with the translated sequence MLLNPIHLNHFHQPSPPPPPRQHVEEVDPFEALYNSLSNLTLTPTTLIPRAPAAVSKPIAPAPVPQLQPAIVDKQQDEQRISVNLIFPPGDNVIFAHSSYFTRPKYAFQPDLPSVPQVRGQAILSHGSLPLPSAYYLPAPQAGLLVKYGADTAVTSTEAKTLMTLKRYLSDKVPVPEVFGWRRDIGTGERVLYLSLPSEEVTLEQQWPYLSDAQKEHVCLQIKDMVKSWRRLQQGAVEVVASIDNTPLKDEIFQFPSSPGLKIPAPGPFPNVSNFHSYFVATAVALSQTKQKDDTPAKINYQPHHLFPDNVPIVFTHGALHPRNIIISMNEQNQPTVTSVIGWEQAGWYPAYWELCKARYECSKPKEENMSLTDWESKYLPAIVNLDGFGMEEQGWNGRALCQYWDYFVGLMHRWQ